One Lycium barbarum isolate Lr01 chromosome 5, ASM1917538v2, whole genome shotgun sequence genomic window carries:
- the LOC132640476 gene encoding leucine-rich repeat receptor-like protein kinase TDR, translating to MNHFFSLFLTTTSSILFFLTQISLVFSTSNFPLQLTSLLSLKSSFQDPNNTFQDWNPTTTFSNSGSQPFWCSWSGIKCDTKTSQITTLNLSKRNLSGKIPQDIRFLVHLHHLNLSGNSFDGPLQTIIFQFPFLRSLDISHNSFNSTFPPGITKLKSLTHLNAYSNSFTGTLPEEIVSLQNLEYLNLGGSYFAGEIPVTYGNFTKLKFLHLAGNLLSGKIPVELSFLNQLEHLEIGYNNYTGNVPDEFSCLSNLTYLDISQANLSGEIPFQLGNLTNLVSLFLFKNHFIGTIPPSFSQLTLLKSLDLSDNRLSGTIPLGFSELKELNMLYLMNNNLAGEIPQGIGELPNLELLSLWNNSLTGILPQKLGLNAKLQKLDVSSNFLSGPIPPNLCLSNDLVKLILFSNEFTGEIPSSLTKCMALSRLRIQDNRLNGSIPLGFGFLPNFTYMDISKNKISGPIPKDFGYAVKMQYLNISENLFGCDLPENIWNAPSMQIFSASYSGLVGKLPDFKGCQNLYKIELEGNNLNDSIPWDIEHCEKLISLNFRRNSLTGIIPWEISAIRSITDVDLSHNFLTGSIPSAFEKSSTLEHFNVSYNQLTGPLPSSGSIFSTFHPSSFIGNQGLCGTIIHNPCRTDVLKDGKVDFSNHSKKTNGALIVWITSAAFGVVLFILIVAIRCFHLNYSRRFPCDKEIGPWKLTAFKRLNFTADDVLESITTTDKIIGMGSAGTVYKAEMPSGEIIAVKKLWAGKQQKETTRKRRGVLAEVDVLGNVRHRNIVRLLGCCSNNECTMLLYEYMPNGSLDDLLHNKNKDANLVADWFTRYKIALGVAQGICYLHHDCDPVIVHRDLKPSNILLDGEMEARVADFGVAKLIECDESMSVIAGSYGYIAPEYAYTLQVDEKSDIYSYGVVLMEILSGKRSVDSEFGDGHSIVDWVRSKMKTKNNINDVLDKNVGASCPRVREEMMLMLRVALLCTSRNPADRPSMRDVVSMLQEAKPKRKLPGSGGDNNAVGAISLAQKANVEC from the exons ATGAaccatttcttttctctctttctcacTACAACTTCCTCAATTCTCTTCTTTCTCACACAAATTTCACTTGTTTTCTCTACTTCAAATTTTCCTCTTCAGCTCACTTCTCTTTTGTCATTAAAATCTTCTTTTCAAGATCCTAACAATACATTTCAAGATTGGAATCCAACAACCACTTTCTCAAATTCTGGTTCACAACCCTTTTGGTGTTCATGGTCTGGCATAAAATGTGACACAAAAACAAGCCAAATCACAACACTTAATCTCTCAAAGAGGAATCTTTCTGGTAAAATTCCACAAGATATTAGATTCTTGGTACACTTACACCACCTAAATTTAAGTGGGAATTCATTTGATGGGCCCTTACAAACAATCATTTTCCAATTTCCATTTCTTAGGTCACTTGACATTAGTCACAACTCCTTTAATTCAACATTTCCACCAGGCATAACAAAACTCAAGTCTCTCACACACTTAAATGCCTATAGCAACAGCTTCACAGGCACTTTGCCAGAAGAAATTGTTAGCCTTCAAAATCTTGAGTACCTGAATCTTGGTGGCAGTTACTTTGCTGGTGAAATTCCTGTAACttacgggaatttcacaaagttgAAATTTTTACACCTGGCTGGAAATTTACTGAGTGGTAAAATCCCAGTAGAATTGAGTTTCTTGAACCAACTTGAACATTTAGAAATTGGTTACAACAATTACACTGGCAATGTTCCTGATGAATTTTCCTGTCTATCAAATTTGACCTATCTTGATATTTCCCAGGCTAATCTGTCTGGTGAAATTCCATTTCAGCTCGGGAATTTAACGAATCTTGTATCTTTATTTCTTTTCAAGAACCATTTTATCGGTACAATTCCTCCGAGTTTTTCTCAGCTCACATTGCTGAAATCACTGGATTTGTCAGATAATCGTCTATCAGGCACAATTCCATTGGGATTTTCAGAGTTAAAAGAGCTGAATATGTTGTATTTGATGAACAATAACTTAGCAGGTGAAATCCCACAAGGCATTGGTGAGTTACCAAATCTTGAATTATTATCTCTTTGGAACAATTCACTTACTGGAATTTTACCACAAAAGTTAGGGTTAAATGCAAAGTTACAAAAACTTGATGTCTCATCAAACTTTTTGTCTGGTCCAATTCCACCAAATCTTTGCCTCAGCAACGACTTAGTTAAACTCATCCTGTTTTCGAACGAGTTTACTGGTGAGATTCCTTCATCCTTAACGAAGTGCATGGCTTTATCGAGGCTGAGGATTCAAGACAATAGACTCAACGGATCAATTCCGTTAGGGTTCGGGTTTTTGCCAAATTTCACTTACATGGACATCAGCAAGAACAAAATTTCGGGTCCAATTCCAAAAGATTTTGGATACGCCGTGAAAATGCAGTACTTGAACATTTCGGAGAATTTATTTGGTTGTGATTTGCCTGAAAATATATGGAATGCCCCGAGCATGCAGATATTTTCAGCAAGTTATAGTGGTCTCGTTGGAAAGCTACCCGATTTCAAAGGGTGTCAAAATTTATACAAAATCGAGCTCGAAGGAAACAATCTCAATGATAGTATTCCGTGGGACATTGAACACTGTGAAAAGCTTATTTCGTTGAATTTTAGACGAAATTCGCTTACAGGAATTATTCCCTGGGAAATATCCGCGATTCGTTCCATAACAGACGTTGATTTGTCGCATAATTTTCTCACGGGGTCAATTCCTTCAGCTTTCGAAAAGTCTAGCACATTGGAACATTTCAACGTGTCGTATAATCAGCTCACCGGTCCATTGCCTTCGTCGGGGTCCATATTTTCAACATTCCATCCATCGTCCTTTATAGGAAACCAAGGCCTTTGTGGTACTATCATACACAACCCGTGTAGGACGGATGTACTCAAAGACGGGAAAGTAGATTTCTCGAACCACTCCAAGAAAACAAATGGTGCATTAATAGTATGGATCACGTCTGCAGCATTCGGAGTAGTGCTATTCATCCTCATCGTGGCCATTCGATGTTTCCACTTGAATTATAGCCGAAGATTCCCGTGTGACAAGGAAATCGGACCGTGGAAGTTAACAGCATTCAAAAGGTTAAATTTCACGGCGGATGATGTCCTGGAAAGCATAACAACCACAGATAAGATCATCGGAATGGGGTCTGCAG GTACGGTGTACAAGGCGGAAATGCCAAGTGGCGAGATCATAGCGGTGAAGAAGCTATGGGCCGGGAAGCAACAAAAGGAGACAACAAGGAAAAGACGTGGCGTATTGGCAGAGGTTGATGTATTAGGCAACGTAAGGCATAGGAACATTGTGAGATTACTAGGTTGTTGTAGTAACAACGAATGTACCATGTTGTTGTATGAGTACATGCCTAATGGAAGCCTCGATGACTTGTTACATAACAAGAACAAAGATGCAAATTTGGTGGCTGATTGGTTTACTAGGTACAAAATTGCACTAGGGGTGGCACAAGGAATTTGTTATCTTCATCATGATTGTGACCCTGTCATTGTTCATCGTGACCTAAAACCTAGCAACATTCTTTTGGATGGTGAAATGGAAGCTAGGGTTGCTGATTTTGGGGTTGCTAAATTGATTGAGTGTGACGAATCCATGTCCGTGATTGCTGGATCTTATGGCTACATTGCACCCG AATATGCATATACATTGCAAGTGGATGAGAAGAGTGACATCTATAGTTACGGGGTGGTGCTAATGGAAATTTTGTCAGGGAAAAGATCGGTAGATTCAGAATTTGGCGATGGACATAGCATTGTAGACTGGGTGAGGTCCAAGATGAAGACCAAAAATAATATAAACGACGTGTTAGATAAAAATGTTGGTGCATCGTGTCCTCGGGTGAGAGAGGAAATGATGTTGATGCTCAGGGTGGCGTTACTCTGTACTAGCCGGAACCCGGCTGACCGGCCTTCGATGAGGGATGTTGTGTCCATGTTGCAAGAGGCCAAGCCCAAGAGGAAGTTGCCCGGAAGTGGTGGTGACAATAATGCAGTTGGTGCTATTTCTTTGGCACAAAAAGCCAATGTGGAGTGTTAA
- the LOC132640477 gene encoding QWRF motif-containing protein 7: MEKNRSRTIPRSPANSPRLLRSKSGMSLPEIHTVDPVPPKLVNRSKSTTKLRSYSRGEENISPLMIKNNKKFQENGDHNRSFAKFLQRDNGSSRSTTTTTCVSTNNSRSAWAMSPGRPLPNSTVPIVPKSPSSRKLKMDTSKDNGGGGRGGTVASVLKYFKQKKVSPVLEEDFHQYRLMNNRLVQWRFVNARAEASMAAIKRVAQKKLFNVWLRISIMRNFTAEKKIQVQKLKHDIKVSRIMNSQGNLLREWQRLEVKNSEAVGRVARKLSAVSLCLPLVDGAEAKVTAVYDAIITAEEIIDGIQEFIMNMQWQVEQSCYLLTQLIVILKQEEEFLEELETHIKTIDSLEVEEQTLRVHCIQLAKEMTIRWEGA, translated from the exons ATGGAGAAAAATCGCAGTCGAACAATTCCTCGATCACCTGCCAATTCTCCTCGATTACTAAGAAGCAAAAGTGGAATGTCACTCCCTGAAATTCACACAGTTGATCCTGTTCCACCAAAACTTGTCAATCGGTCAAAATCAACCACGAAATTGCGATCATATAGTAGAGGAGAAGAAAATATTAGTCCATTGATGATCAAGAATAACAAaaagtttcaagaaaatggagATCATAATCGTAGTTTTGCTAAATTCCTGCAACGCGATAATGGatcatcaagatcaacaacaacaacaacgtgtgTTAGTACTAATAATTCTCGTTCTGCATGGGCAATGTCACCAGGACGTCCATTGCCTAATTCGACTGTGCCTATAGTCCCTAAGTCTCCTAGCTCGAGGAAGTTAAAAATGGACACGTCTAAGGACAATGGTGGTGGTGGTCGTGGTGGTACTGTTGCTAGTGTTTTGAAGTATTTTAAGCAGAAAAAAGTTTCACCGGTGTTAGAAGAAGATTTTCATCAATATCGTCTCATGAATAATAGGTTAGTACAATGGAGATTTGTCAATGCTCGTGCTGAGGCTTCTATGGCTGCAATCAAGAGGGTTGCACAG AAGAAGCTGTTCAATGTATGGTTAAGAATCTCAATTATGAGAAACTTCACTGCTGAGAAGAAAATTCAAGTCCAAAAATTGAAGCATGATATTAAAGTAAGCAGGATAATGAACTCTCAAGGTAATTTGCTTAGAGAGTGGCAAAGATTAGAGGTAAAAAATTCTGAAGCTGTTGGAAGGGTAGCCAGGAAATTATCAGCAGTTTCTCTTTGTCTACCACTAGTTGATGGAGCTGAG GCAAAAGTTACGGCGGTTTATGATGCCATCATCACAGCTGAGGAAATCATTGACGGTATCCAGGAATTTATTATGAATATGCAATGGCAG GTTGAGCAGTCATGTTATTTGCTCACACAACTTATAGTCATTTTAAAGCAGGAGGAAGAATTCTTGGAGGAGCTAGAAACTCATATAAAAACAATTGATTCCTTAGAG GTAGAAGAGCAAACCCTGAGAGTACATTGTATCCAATTGGCTAAGGAGATGACTATAAGATGGGAAGGAGCTTGA
- the LOC132640478 gene encoding 2-hydroxyisoflavanone dehydratase-like, producing the protein MAASYNPDEVVTDFYPFYRLYKDGRVERFYELYGITEVPPSPEDPATGVSSKDVNIFPHVSARLYLPKNTTSDQKLPVLVYYHGGGLVLGSAFFKTEHCYLNHLISESNCVAISVNYRLAPENDLPTLYQDCWDALQWVASHVDATTVNKEPWIENHGDFNRMFVAGDSAGGNIVYNIVMRAGRESLIGDVKLLGAILAFPFLLFPSLENIEHTMIYKLWNTICPPFEHGINSPMVNPEKSPSLSRLGCLRLFVCTGEKDDLIPREIVIRFVEVVKESEWKGEIEFIEVEGEGHCFQAANPEAEKAKDLIKSMASFIRRK; encoded by the exons ATGGCAGCTTCCTACAACCCTGATGAGGTGGTCACCGATTTCTACCCTTTCTATCGACTCTATAAAGATGGTCGAGTAGAGCGTTTCTACGAACTTTATGGTATAACCGAAGTTCCACCATCGCCAGAAGATCCTGCCACGGGTGTATCATCCAAAGACGTGAATATCTTCCCTCATGTCTCCGCTAGGCTTTACCTTCCAAAGAACACCACAAGCGATCAAAAGCTGCCCGTCTTAGTGTATTACCATGGTGGAGGACTTGTGTTGGGATCTGCCTTCTTCAAAACGGAACACTGTTACCTCAACCATTTGATTTCTGAATCAAACTGCGTCGCTATCTCTGTAAATTACAG GCTTGCCCCAGAAAATGACTTGCCGACACTTTACCAAGATTGTTGGGATGCCCTTCAATGGGTTGCTTCACACGTTGATGCTACCACCGTTAACAAAGAACCATGGATAGAAAACCATGGTGATTTTAACAGAATGTTTGTAGCAGGGGACAGTGCTGGGGGCAATATAGTTTATAACATAGTCATGAGAGCCGGTAGAGAAAGCTTAATTGGAGATGTGAAACTCTTGGGTGCCATCTTGGCTTTCCCTTTCTTGTTGTTCCCATCGCTCGAAAACATTGAGCACACTATGATCTACAAGCTTTGGAATACCATTTGCCCGCCGTTTGAACATGGAATTAATAGCCCAATGGTTAATCCAGAAAAGAGCCCGAGCTTATCTAGATTAGGGTGCTTGAGACTTTTCGTGTGTACTGGGGAGAAAGATGACCTCATCCCAAGAGAAATTGTAATTCGATTCGTCGAAGTTGTAAAGGAAAGTGAGTGGAAAGGAGAGATAGAGTTCATTGAGGTTGAAGGTGAAGGTCACTGCTTTCAGGCTGCTAATCCTGAAGCTGAGAAAGCTAAAGATCTGATCAAGAGCATGGCTTCTTTCATCCGACGGAAGTGA